One stretch of Lycium ferocissimum isolate CSIRO_LF1 unplaced genomic scaffold, AGI_CSIRO_Lferr_CH_V1 ctg4625, whole genome shotgun sequence DNA includes these proteins:
- the LOC132044472 gene encoding uncharacterized protein LOC132044472 gives MYADRKVRDLKFAISDQVLLKASPMKGVMRFGKRGKLRPRYIGPFEIVDCMGNVAYESLPPGLAGVHPVFYVSMLKKYHADGTYIVCWDSILLDENLTYKEEPIAILDR, from the coding sequence atgtatgcggaccggaaggttcggGACTTAAAGTTTGCTATTAGTGACCAAGTTCTACTGAAGgcttcacccatgaagggtgttatgaggtttggtaaaaGGGGAAAGTTACGCCCCAGgtacattggtccgtttgagattgtgGATTGTATGGGTAATGTAGCTTATGAGtcattgccgccaggcttggcgggagttcatccggTCTTTTATGTTTCAATGCTGAAAAAATACCATGCCGATGGTACCTACATTGTctgttgggattctatattgcttgatgagaatttgacttataaGGAGGAGCCcatcgcgatcttggataggtaG